From Proteiniborus sp. MB09-C3, the proteins below share one genomic window:
- the ablA gene encoding lysine 2,3-aminomutase, whose protein sequence is MRSYKDIELWKNVSQEEWDDWKWQVRNRITTVDKLKQVVNLTEKEEKDIEETLKKFRMGITPYYASLMDKDNQECPIRKQAIPTILETHLGAADMEDPLHEDTDSPVPGLTHRYPDRVLMLITDQCSMYCRHCTRRRFAGQHDSAMGMDRIEASIEYIRNTPQVRDVLLSGGDALLVSDERLETIIKKLREIPHVEIIRIGTRVPVVLPQRITDDLVSMLKKYHPIWLNTHFNHPKEITEESKKAITKLADAGIPLGNQSVLLRGVNDCVHIMKELVQNLVKIRVRPYYIYQCDLSMGIEHFRTSVSKGIEIIEGLRGHTSGYAVPTFVVDAPGGGGKTPVMPNYIISMSPNKVVLRNFEGVITTYTEPESYTDHCNCPVCRGERERKLTGVAGLLQGNRIAIEPVQLERRERVKNRV, encoded by the coding sequence GTGAGATCCTACAAAGATATTGAGCTATGGAAAAACGTTTCCCAAGAGGAATGGGACGATTGGAAATGGCAGGTTAGAAATCGAATAACCACAGTAGATAAGCTAAAACAGGTGGTAAATCTTACAGAAAAAGAAGAGAAGGATATTGAAGAGACACTAAAAAAATTTAGAATGGGGATAACTCCTTATTATGCATCACTAATGGATAAGGATAATCAAGAATGCCCTATTAGAAAACAAGCAATACCTACAATATTAGAAACTCATTTAGGTGCAGCAGACATGGAAGATCCACTTCATGAGGACACGGATTCACCAGTACCAGGGCTTACTCATAGATATCCTGATAGAGTTCTTATGCTTATAACAGACCAATGCTCAATGTATTGCAGGCATTGTACAAGAAGAAGATTTGCGGGACAGCATGATTCAGCTATGGGAATGGATAGAATAGAGGCATCAATAGAATATATAAGAAATACACCACAAGTAAGAGATGTACTGCTCTCAGGGGGAGATGCACTTTTAGTATCAGACGAAAGACTTGAAACAATAATAAAGAAACTAAGGGAAATACCACATGTTGAAATCATAAGAATAGGTACACGTGTGCCAGTAGTACTGCCACAGAGAATTACAGATGATCTAGTAAGCATGCTTAAAAAGTATCATCCAATATGGCTTAATACTCACTTTAATCATCCAAAGGAAATAACAGAAGAATCAAAGAAGGCTATAACTAAACTAGCAGATGCAGGAATTCCATTAGGCAATCAATCAGTTTTACTAAGAGGAGTCAATGATTGTGTTCATATAATGAAGGAGCTAGTCCAAAATCTTGTTAAAATAAGAGTAAGACCTTATTATATTTATCAATGTGACTTATCCATGGGAATAGAACACTTCAGAACTTCTGTATCAAAGGGAATAGAGATAATTGAGGGACTTAGGGGACATACATCGGGCTATGCAGTACCAACATTTGTAGTGGATGCTCCAGGAGGAGGAGGAAAAACTCCAGTAATGCCTAATTATATAATATCAATGTCACCAAATAAAGTAGTATTGAGAAACTTTGAAGGTGTCATTACAACATATACTGAACCAGAGAGCTATACAGACCATTGCAATTGCCCAGTATGCAGAGGAGAACGGGAACGTAAACTGACAGGTGTAGCAGGCTTACTACAGGGGAATAGAATAGCCATAGAGCCTGTTCAGCTTGAAAGAAGAGAAAG